The sequence AAGCACGCCCGAATACGGCTCGCTGGGACAGGCTTGCTCGCTAATGAATGATTTCAACAAAGTCGGGAAACTCGGATTCGCGTGATCGCGTGAGGGGTGCGATTAAAACTGTCGGTCAACAAAGTCTCCTCCCTCTCTTCCCGAAGGGAGGAGAGAGCTGTGGAAAGGAGGTCCGTTGGATCGGGTCTCATGTTTCCAAGAAACCCCTCTCTCCAACTCTCTCCCCACTCGTTCCTCGCGGGAGAGAGGAAGTCAATCGGAGTCGCTGACCGACACTCAATCGCACCTTGCAGTTCTGCTGGCAGCCCTTCATCTTTTCTTCATGCTGGCCCTGATAGACTTCCGACATGAGTGACGTTGACCGATCCCAGGGGTCGGCAGCCACGAGACAGCCTCGGCTTACGCGTATTGCGAACTGGAAAGCGACGAAGCCGGGGACGCCCTGTTCGATTTGGCTGAGGTCGAAGCGTTGAGGGAAAGCGCGCGCGAGGTAGCCGGCCGACTGCGGGAATTGAGTCGAAACCTTCACATGGAAGAGGCGATCAAGGTTCTGGATGAAATGCGAGCTGAGGATCGAACGAAATGAAGATGGCTCGCCAGATTCTTTGTGGATTGGATGCCGTGGAGGCTTCCCATCGCCGATGTCCAAAAGGCGCTCCAGCGATGGGGCTCAGTTCGTCGAGAGGCTCCTGCGCCCGCGCCAGCGGACACGGCGCCATCCGGCCCGGAAGAGCCGAGGCACAACGCTTCCGTCGCGCCGGCAGAGTCTCCGATCAATTGGGAGCGGTTTGACGAAATGCTCGGCAACGATCCGGCGACGGTTCGCGAATTTGTCGATTTGTATCTGGAAAAGACTGCTGAGCAAATCACGCAAATTCGCGCCGCCCTGTCTGCCGGCAAGGCATCGGAAGTCGAATTGCTCGCGCACCGCTGCAAAGGCGCCAGCGCCACGTGCGGGATCACCGCCATGCGCCAGCCGATCAGCGAACTCGAAGCGGCCGGCCGCGCGGGCAATCTCTCGCGCGGCGCCGAGGTTCTGGCACACGCCGAACAGACCTTCGGGCGCGTCCGTAAAATCCTGACCGAACGTTTGAGAACGCTTGGGACGTGAGCCCCGCTATTCGAACACTTCGCACACCGTTCCATGGAGCATAAACTGCACGTTCTGGCCCAAAGCCAGCCAGGGGCGAGCTTCCGGTTGATTGGCCGCCAGAGCAAAATACTCGCGGGAGTTGAACTGAATCCGCACGCGCGGCGCCTCGGGCCGCTTCTGCGCCAGCGAATCGATCCACTGATTGCCATTCTGGAAAAAGTTCCGCCCATTGATGAAGCGCGTTTGTTCCGTGTACTGCGCGACGCGTGAGACGGCGGTGGCCGCAGTCACCGGTGAGGCTCCGCCCGGTCCGGCGCTTCTGACCATGCCACCCGGATTTGGCTTAGCCGACAACACCAGGGTCTGATTCGCTTCCGTGTTGCCGAGCTTGAGCGCGTCGGCCGGCGCATTGGCCGACTTGAGGGCCAGTCCAGCCCGCGCGTTGGCCACCGCCGCCTCGCCGGATTGCTGA comes from Verrucomicrobiota bacterium and encodes:
- a CDS encoding Hpt domain-containing protein, coding for MPWRLPIADVQKALQRWGSVRREAPAPAPADTAPSGPEEPRHNASVAPAESPINWERFDEMLGNDPATVREFVDLYLEKTAEQITQIRAALSAGKASEVELLAHRCKGASATCGITAMRQPISELEAAGRAGNLSRGAEVLAHAEQTFGRVRKILTERLRTLGT